In the genome of Segatella copri, one region contains:
- a CDS encoding retropepsin-like aspartic protease: protein MAVYTKEYESQPEAILTNVIICPAVDLSANVAVPVHCQVENVLWDTGATNTLISQEVVNALGLQPKNKALISSAGGDVESWTYLVHVILPTGTAELNVQALLNDNSDYDVVIGMDIINSCDFCYTNKDGKSTFSLCHPAKEKIILK, encoded by the coding sequence ATGGCTGTATATACAAAAGAATACGAATCCCAGCCAGAGGCTATTCTTACAAACGTCATTATCTGTCCAGCCGTAGATTTGTCGGCAAACGTGGCTGTTCCTGTTCATTGCCAAGTTGAAAATGTATTGTGGGACACAGGAGCGACCAATACATTGATTTCACAGGAAGTTGTAAATGCTTTAGGGTTACAACCGAAGAACAAGGCTCTTATTTCGAGTGCAGGAGGTGATGTCGAATCCTGGACTTACCTTGTTCATGTTATCCTTCCAACAGGAACAGCAGAGTTGAATGTTCAGGCTCTGCTTAACGACAATTCAGACTATGATGTGGTGATTGGCATGGATATTATAAATTCATGCGACTTCTGCTATACAAACAAAGACGGCAAAAGTACATTCTCCTTATGTCATCCAGCAAAGGAGAAAATCATTCTGAAATAA
- the erm(F) gene encoding 23S rRNA (adenine(2058)-N(6))-methyltransferase Erm(F), with the protein MKTKKKLPVRFTGQHFTIDKVLIKDAIRQANISNQDTVLDIGAGKGFLTVHLLKIANNVVAIENDTALVEHLRKLFSDARNVQVVGCDFRNFAVPKFPFKVVSNIPYGITSDIFKILMFESLGNFLGGSIVLQLEPTQKLFSRKLYNPYTVFYHTFFDLKLVYEVGPESFLPPPTVKSALLNIKRKHLFFDFKFKAKYLAFISCLLEKPDLSVKTALKSIFRKSQVRSISEKFGLNLNAQIVCLSPSQWLNCFLEMLEVVPEKFHPS; encoded by the coding sequence ATGAAGACAAAAAAGAAATTGCCCGTTCGTTTTACGGGTCAGCACTTTACTATTGATAAAGTGCTAATAAAAGATGCAATAAGACAAGCAAATATAAGTAATCAGGATACGGTTTTAGATATTGGGGCAGGCAAGGGGTTTCTTACTGTTCATTTATTAAAAATCGCCAACAATGTTGTTGCTATTGAAAACGACACAGCTTTGGTTGAACATTTACGAAAATTATTTTCTGATGCCCGAAATGTTCAAGTTGTCGGTTGTGATTTTAGGAATTTTGCAGTTCCGAAATTTCCTTTCAAAGTGGTGTCAAATATTCCTTATGGCATTACTTCCGATATTTTCAAAATCCTGATGTTTGAGAGTCTTGGAAATTTTCTGGGAGGTTCCATTGTCCTTCAATTAGAACCTACACAAAAGTTATTTTCGAGGAAGCTTTACAATCCATATACCGTTTTCTATCATACTTTTTTTGATTTGAAACTTGTCTATGAGGTAGGTCCTGAAAGTTTCTTGCCACCGCCAACTGTCAAATCAGCCCTGTTAAACATTAAAAGAAAACACTTATTTTTTGATTTTAAGTTTAAAGCCAAATACTTAGCATTTATTTCCTGTCTGTTAGAGAAACCTGATTTATCTGTAAAAACAGCTTTAAAGTCGATTTTCAGGAAAAGTCAGGTCAGGTCAATTTCGGAAAAATTCGGTTTAAACCTTAATGCTCAAATTGTTTGTTTGTCTCCAAGTCAATGGTTAAACTGTTTTTTGGAAATGCTGGAAGTTGTCCCTGAAAAATTTCATCCTTCGTAG
- a CDS encoding UpxY family transcription antiterminator, translated as MNALLNAHTKRGCDSPPHIGFASNVSPEAQSSQTGVSSEYVQQEGYNWFVLRATYNRVNAAVEKAKKNDIKTYVPMHYVLKVIAGKKKRIQQPLLPNFLFIYATREQSDSFVKKTVDAPISFIKYYLDKTLPPEANGKNPPLIIPYNAMINFIKATSTDSEHVRIVTAEQCHYKSGDKVRVIAGDFKGVVGKVARIAGQQRIVVEISGLCLVATAYIPTDFIEIVK; from the coding sequence ATGAACGCATTGCTTAATGCGCATACCAAACGAGGTTGCGATTCACCTCCTCACATTGGATTTGCCTCCAATGTCTCCCCCGAAGCCCAAAGCTCACAAACAGGGGTGTCCTCGGAATATGTCCAGCAGGAAGGTTACAACTGGTTTGTTCTTCGTGCTACTTATAACAGGGTAAATGCAGCCGTAGAGAAAGCAAAGAAGAATGATATTAAGACATACGTGCCGATGCACTATGTACTAAAAGTGATTGCTGGGAAGAAGAAGCGAATACAACAGCCTCTTCTTCCCAACTTTCTTTTTATATACGCCACAAGGGAACAATCAGACAGTTTTGTGAAAAAGACAGTTGATGCCCCAATCTCTTTTATAAAATATTATTTGGATAAGACGCTTCCTCCAGAGGCAAACGGTAAAAATCCTCCGCTTATTATACCATACAATGCAATGATAAATTTTATCAAAGCAACAAGTACTGATAGTGAGCATGTACGCATTGTTACAGCGGAACAGTGTCACTATAAAAGTGGAGATAAAGTACGAGTAATAGCTGGTGACTTCAAGGGAGTGGTTGGAAAAGTTGCCAGAATAGCAGGACAACAAAGAATTGTTGTTGAGATCTCGGGATTGTGCCTTGTCGCTACTGCGTATATTCCTACTGATTTTATTGAGATTGTCAAATAA